In Mangifera indica cultivar Alphonso chromosome 1, CATAS_Mindica_2.1, whole genome shotgun sequence, a single genomic region encodes these proteins:
- the LOC123225472 gene encoding uncharacterized protein LOC123225472 isoform X4, with product MDELRSLSGDKVMLDDDDESEVEVEETPMLVFKANHEAKLKELLHNLNTLEIKICSHAAKEFIKLLKGDSGGELLRLYVHTSNNFSEVMEAWKLRQGKPGMSYIFSLICAILSHADGLYKPNDQERVGTSRAIDKLARMIIDEKMGDVYRELNSKEGKRQNAALLLMASVVRRGSGLATEVAKNFDFKLPVFSKLSEYKQKGGDKKRKHLTRKSFIRFAMSFLEVGKPGLLRWVLQQREMFSGVLRGLGNDEDEIVMYVLSTLQTRILTEESLVPPGLRSVLFGSVTLEQLVSICGREDGGAAAELAYRVLVMVCTEPSNGLMPDLKRRPNPLRGNPKRLLGLMKKLKATEISYHRDLLLAILEGKPSLGSEYMDQFPYNLEDYASPTWLANVSLAANLVSKVGMGFSFDFLDAQSHDPPSFNSADVQSVLNCICPRPFSRSVINKGLLHSDYLVKHGTLRLLLEALKLLDSFICVLHQSSCSSNQMMQSWTSLIQEVQNAVRTLFPDPQVLLTLFSLQSSHNRNCESHSKRKAESSYFLECSKKGVKKMKKNVMDEDTDIIVGGISSDPQIDPSEDNDRIVDTLITDELDHEKDFTDVISEIWGLDQCSGPVALSDADIIFLSKLLDALKIYIRLMPSVLEGSFDFFANLLSDPLAVTTSLQSSLLSLLFEYIECSPRSGLPIKAPPLMYKHLQSFINLSISSPISEIKDHAFNLAQAAMFSTGAFDKNINEISAWFLFLPGYSRNKCLTEEKGVAVLQSLSRVVVSFLCDAISTVGNSLFKYWAIIETHTNHLKNFKGVSPDFSPLIICVLQKCLRILNSESGTFSLPEKSMISLYVSNTLKYLLQTQVDVVSLSALIESNLSEGLVGRCSVDDDSGDGLCEWRPLKNLLLFSQSLSHQQTCCIFSFDKKVMPSDNSFLNTLGEVKNIVSSGHTVEITGIVKAFSSAMLCTTPDGLLKNFPSVIAISQNLLGVPFSLLTSIIFLDSSFLASVSKMWPEIFFPGLEKAITRIHHEVGKVDTRGITSHSLLAEGMQCDIDFEETESAADAFSFFLKQAPFHVLFPAIMRMDVPDLLEPLLIKDLLLAKVSEWTSDCLISYLRLLLFWLHQIQLSYKIEPIAKLRKLSEICLIFVKHVFAQLSGCSRKARFHLSAEKIQEMAEIVFRHPAVLASLTFPLSCNEELTNGNLEQCLETLLNYSQQKVHKIDQHALDVLATTSDFLLSSFSGQDSILKVDVCVSKPLIKAFNALVKRLFLELRDKFEFCIATEDVLPLLPRFYALHALIRFISPFKLLELVHWMFIRVNMEELSLHKSCDVSVLSVAFCIAGGAFEALSNYLQHPIMKRVLCDLLWETTERNFDVNHVEEIYVGVCKFAINFDLDIADTCLLKVVEAIYCQNYLQQNILHPLSLGISRIIMRTPIKMISHCVYRTNMTKAKLLLLFTKMSSLHLLMFGNLLLGIVNKDSLVSSNLMGTHDNALADEDFITLLPVVLSYLDSNFVKFEEQYHSHFKSITSYYSRILFNGFRNWKSFVSGFLFQEEYDNFFPSSAEELLNFVDDSLLGKSIHILQYHFALSRDSLKTKKLMKLFNSIFPCSCAHEELQVDCDVSELKFNSVSETVNLINRVVAKISLARMLLFPEDYQVSSVQMEVDEGSKEFSVKPVSKEQNPSRMHFMNILVGTWQKMVKKLPSVSDSSKNKSTDCLLLYKYLEVFILKSILELTTMMLDGLIEMQSIPFLEQLIRSSLFYRFEDPTTLKMLHSIISSLLEGKFSRVPYLQLLLAHSQFASAIQSVCMPSMAVTGVFLRPMSSILRLLVISHSNPNAINEKNDLERTKMFVNQLEIVKLLRALLQSKTHLCGSDFDKDSGINLRELHSLLLSSYGATLGDIDLEIFNVMHEIELIDKSDSEIAQLDYLWGSAAVKVRKERALEQDISWNVMTDTEAVKERRRSQLRENLPIDPKICAMTVLYFPYDRTASGELSSSNRPQVDNLTNICDMHPPGVESIQRYDPVFILSFSIYSLSMGFIEPVEFAGLGLLAVAFASMSSLDVGMRKLGYETLGRFKIALEKCQKKKDFMRLRLLLTYIQNGIEEPWQRIPSVIAIFAAETSLLLLDPSHEHYATLSKLLMGSSRVNIKSREAVDASSCICRTEF from the exons aTGGACGAACTCAGATCACTCTCCGGTGATAAAG TTATGTTGGATGACGATGATGAGAGTGAGGTGGAGGTGGAAGAAACTCCAATGCTTGTTTTCAAAGCAAACCATGAAGCAAAACTTAAAGAACTACTGCATAATTTAAATACCTTAGAAATTAAGATATGTTCACATGCTGCAAAGGAGTTTATTAAACTTCTGAAAGGAGATTCTGGAGGTGAATTGTTGAGGTTGTATGTACACACGTCTAATAATTTCTCGGAGGTTATGGAAGCATGGAAGCTTCGACAGGGAAAGCCGGGAAtgtcttatattttttctttaatatgtGCTATTCTTAGTCATGCTGATGGATTATATAAACCAAACGACCAGGAGAGAGTTGGTACTAGTAGGGCTATTGACAAGTTGGCTAGAATGATAATTGATGAAAAGATGGGTGATGTGTATAGGGAATTGAATAGTAAAGAAGGGAAGCGCCAAAATGCTGCACTTTTGCTAATGGCTTCAGTTGTCAGGCGTGGCTCAGGGTTGGCCACCGAGGTTGCAAAAAACTTTGATTTTAAGCTTCCAGTATTTTCGAAGCTTTCGGAGTATAAACAGAAGGGGGGTGACAAGAAAAGAAAGCACTTGACAAGGAAGTCATTTATTAGGTTTGCAATGTCGTTTTTGGAGGTGGGGAAGCCAGGCTTGTTGAGATGGGTCTTGCAGCAGAGGGAAATGTTTTCTGGTGTGCTTCGTGGGCTTgggaatgatgaagatgagattgTTATGTATGTTTTGTCTACGTTACAGACTAGGATTTTGACGGAAGAGTCATTGGTACCCCCAGGTCTCCGGAGTGTTCTGTTTGGAAGTGTTACTTTGGAACAGTTAGTCAGCATCTGTGGGAGAGAGGACGGTGGTGCTGCTGCAGAGTTGGCTTACCGTGTTCTAGTAATGGTTTGTACTGAACCTTCCAATGGCTTGATGCCAGACTTGAAGAGACGTCCAAATCCATTAAGGGGTAATCCAAAGAGATTACTGGGGCTTATGAAGAAGCTAAAAGCTACAGAGATCAGCTATCATAGAGACTTACTTTTGGCAATTCTTGAAGGCAAACCATCCTTAGGTTCAGAATACATGGATCAATTCCCTTACAACCTTGAAGATTATGCATCTCCAACCTG GCTTGCTAATGTTTCTCTGGCAGCAAACTTGGTCTCCAAAGTGGGCATGGGCTTTTCATTTGATTTCCTCGATGCTCAATCCCATGATCCACCTTCTTTTAATAGTGCTGATGTGCAGAGTGTCTTGAATTGCATATGTCCTCGCCCATTCAGCCGATCAGTGATCAATAAGGGATTGCTTCATTCTGATTATCTTGTGAAGCATGGAACTCTAAGACTTCTTTTGGAGGCTCTGAAGTTGTTAGATTCCTTCATATGTGTTTTACATCAGAGTTCTTGTTCTAGCAATCAAATGATGCAGAGTTGGACATCTCTTATTCAAGAAGTTCAGAATGCAGTCCGAACTTTGTTCCCTGATCCACAAGTTTTACTTACTCTATTTTCTTTGCAAAGTAGTCATAATAGAAATTGTGAGTCACATTCAAAGAGAAAAGCAGAATCATCATATTTTCTGGAATGCAGCAAGAAAGgtgtgaagaaaatgaaaaaaaatgttatggATGAGGATACGGATATAATTGTAGGTGGGATAAGTTCTGATCCTCAAATTGATCCATCTGAGGACAATGACAGAATAGTAGACACACTTATAACAGATGAGTTGGACCATGAAAAAGATTTTACGGATGTAATTTCTGAAATTTGGGGTTTGGACCAATGCTCTGGTCCTGTTGCTCTAAGTGATGCAGACATTATCTTCCTCTCTAAGCTTCTCGATgctcttaaaatatatatt CGATTGATGCCCAGTGTTTTGGAGGgatcatttgatttttttgcgAATCTTCTGAGTGATCCTTTAGCTGTAACAACCAGTCTGCAGagctctcttctttctctcctATTCGAATATATTGAATGCTCTCCAAGGAGTGGGCTCCCCATCAAAGCACCACCATTGATGTACAAACATCTGCAGTCATTTATTAACTTGTCAATTTCTTCACCAATCAGTGAGATAAAGGATCATGCATTTAATCTGGCACAAGCAGCCATGTTCAGCACTGGTGCatttgataaaaacataaacGAAATTAGTGCATGGTTCTTGTTTTTGCCGGGTTATAGTAGGAACAAATGTCTCACTGAGGAAAAAGGGGTAGCGGTGCTGCAGAGCTTGTCTCGAGTTGTTGTATCATTCCTTTGTGATGCCATTTCTACTGTAGGGAATAGTCTATTCAAATATTGGGCTATTATTGAGACACACACTAaccatttgaaaaattttaaag GTGTATCACCTGATTTCAGCCCCCTCATCATATGTGTGCTGCAGAAATGTCTAAGAATTCTCAATTCTGAGTCTGGAACTTTTTCATTGCCTGAGAAGTCTATGATTTCATTATATGTGAGCAATACATTGAAATATCTCTTGCAAACTCAG GTAGATGTGGTATCATTATCTGCtttgattgaatcaaatttgtcTGAGGGACTTGTGGGTCGCTGTTCTGTAGATGATGATTCTGGGGATGGCTTATGTGAGTGGAGGCCCTTGAAgaatttgttacttttttcaCAGAGCCTATCACATCAACAGACATGTTGCATCTTTTCTTTTGACAAAAAAGTTATGCCTTCTGATAACTCTTTTTTAAATACACTTGGTGaagtaaaaaatattgtaaGCAGTGGGCACACTGTTGAAATAACTGGAATTGTCAAAGCCTTCTCTTCTGCAATGTTGTGTACAACACCTGATGGATTATTGAAGAATTTTCCTTCAGTGATTGCCATTTCTCAGAATCTTCTTGGAGTTCCTTTCTCTTTATTAACATCAATAATCTTTCTTGATTCAAGTTTTCTTGCCAGTGTTTCTAAGATGTGGCCTGAAATTTTTTTCCCTGGTCTGGAAAAGGCAATCACCAGGATTCATCATGAAGTTGGAAAAGTTGATACTCGTGGAATTACCTCTCATTCTCTATTAGCTGAAGGAATGCAATGTGACATTGATTTTGAGGAAACTGAGTCTGCTGCTGATGCATTTAGTTTCTTTCTGAAGCAGGCACCTTTCCATGTGTTATTTCCTGCAATTATGAGAATGGATGTTCCTGATCTATTGGAGCCCTTGCTAATAAAAGACTTGCTTTTGGCTAAAGTATCTGAGTGGACCAGTGATTGCCTCATTTCCTATCTGCGACTTTTGCTATTTTGGCTTCATCAGATACAATTATCTTATAAAATTGAACCCATTGCGAAACTCCGGAAACTTTCTGAAATTTGCTTAATTTTTGTAAAGCATGTTTTTGCTCAACTTTCTGGATGTTCAAGGAAAGCTAGATTTCATTTGTCAGCAGAGAAAATTCAAGAAATGGCTGAAATAGTATTCCGCCATCCTGCAGTGTTAGCTTCATTGACCTTTCCTTTGAGCTGTAATGAGGAATTGACGAATGGAAACTTAGAGCAATGTTTGGAGACTTTGCTGAATTATTCTCAGCAAAAAGTTCATAAAATAGATCAGCATGCCCTAGATGTGTTGGCAACAACCTCTGACTTCTTGCTGTCTTCATTCAGTGGCCAAGATTCTATACTCAAAGTTGACGTTTGTGTGAGCAAGCCACTTATCAAGGCTTTCAATGCCCTGGTAAAAAGACTTTTTCTGGAACTTAGAGACAAGTTTGAGTTTTGCATTGCCACTGAAGATGTATTACCCCTCCTTCCAAGATTTTATGCTTTACATGCTTTGATAAGGTTCATATCCCCCTTTAAACTTCTTGAATTAGTACATTGGATGTTTATTAGAGTTAACATGGAAGAACTTTCCCTTCACAAATCTTGCGATGTGTCTGTTCTTTCTGTTGCATTTTGCATTGCTGGTGGTGCTTTTGAAGCTCTGTCCAATTACTTGCAGCATCCTATTATGAAGAGAGTGTTGTGTGATTTGCTTTGGGAGACTACAGAGAGAAATTTTGATGTGAACCATGTGGAGGAAATCTATGTTGGAGTATGCAAGTTTGCGATTAATTTTGATCTAGATATTGCAGACACTTGTTTGCTCAAAGTGGTTGAAGCCATTTACTGTCAGAATTATCTGCAGCAAAATATTCTTCATCCATTGAGCTTGGGAATTTCAAGGATCATAATGAGGACTCCTATAAAAATGATATCTCACTGTGTTTACAGGACAAACATGACCAAAGCTAAACTCCTGTTACTATTCACCAAGATGAGCTCTTTGCATCTATTAATGTTTGGGAACTTACTTTTAGGTATTGTGAACAAGGATTCACTTGTTTCCAGCAATCTGATGGGAACCCATGACAATGCTCTTGCAGATGAGGACTTTATAACGCTTTTGCCTGTCGTATTATCATACTTGGATTCTAATTTTGTTAAGTTTGAAGAGCAGTATCACAGTCATTTTAAAAGTATAACTTCTTATTATTCAAGGATTCTGTTTAATGGTTTCCGTAATTGGAAGAGCTTTGTGTCTGGATTTCTGTTTCAGGAAGAATACGACAACTTCTTCCCATCATCTGCTGAAGAACTTCTCAATTTCGTTGATGATAGTCTTCTTGGAAAATCAATCCATATTTTGCAGTATCACTTTGCCTTGAGCAGAGACTCattgaaaacaaagaaattaatgaagcttttcaattctattttcCCATGTTCTTGTGCACATGAGGAGCTACAAGTAGACTGTGATGTTagtgaattgaaatttaactCGGTTAGTGAAACAGTAAACCTCATTAACAGAGTTGTTGctaaaatatcacttgctaggATGCTATTATTTCCAGAAGATTATCAGGTTTCCTCTGTGCAAATGGAAGTGGATGAGGGATCAAAGGAATTTTCTGTGAAACCAGTATCTAAAGAACAGAATCCATCAAGAATGCACTTTATGAATATTTTGGTGGGTACCTGGCAAAAGATGGTTAAGAAATTACCCTCAGTCTCTGACAGTTCAAAAAATAAGAGCACAGATTGTTTGTTATTGTATAAATACTTGGAAGTATTCATTTTGAAAAGTATTCTTGAATTAACCACAATGATGCTTGATGGTCTTATTGAAATGCAATCAATTCCCTTCCTAGAACAATTGATCAGATCATCTCTTTTCTATAGGTTTGAGGATCCCACAACTCTGAAAATGCTTCACAGCATCATAAGTTCACTGTTGGAGGGAAAATTCTCACGTGTTCCATATCTGCAATTGCTGCTTGCTCATTCCCAGTTTGCTTCTGCCATACAGTCTGTCTGTATGCCATCAATGGCTGTGACTGGTGTATTTTTGAGGCCCATGTCCAGTATTCTGAGATTGCTTGTTATCTCTCATTCTAATCCAAATGCCATTAATGAGAAGAATGATCTGGAAAGAACTAAGATGTTTGTGAATCAGTTGGAAATTGTTAAGTTACTCAGAGCACTGCTTCAATCGAAGACCCATCTATGTGGTTCTGATTTTGACAAAGATAGTGGTATAAATCTTAGAGAATTGCATTCGTTACTTCTGTCTTCTTATGGTGCAACACTCGGGGATATTGACTTGGAGATCTTCAATGTTATGCATGAGATTGAGCTTATTGATAAATCTGATAGTGAAATAGCTCAGTTGGATTACCTCTGGGGAAGTGCTGCagtaaaagtaagaaaagaacGGGCTCTGGAGCAGGATATATCTTGGAATGTCATGACTGATACTGAAGCAGTTAAAGAACGTAGAAGAAGTCAATTAAGAGAAAACCTTCCTATTGACCCCAAAATATGTGCTATGACAGTTCTATATTTTCCATATGATAGAACTGCTAGTGGTGAACTTTCATCTTCAAACAGGCCTCAAGTGGATAATCTTACTAATATATGTGAT ATGCATCCCCCTGGCGTTGAAAGTATTCAAAGATACGATCCtgttttcattttatctttctCAATTTATAGTTTATCAATGGGTTTCATAGAACCTGTGGAGTTTGCTGGTTTAGGCTTGCTTGCAGTTGCGTTCGCTAGTATGTCTTCACTGGATGTGGGAATGAGAAAGTTGGGTTATGAAACTCTTGGGAGATTTAAGATTGCACTGGAG AAGTGTCAAAAGAAAAAGGATTTTATGCGACTTCGGCTTCTGTTGACATACATACAAAATGGAATAGAAGAACCATGGCAGAGAATCCCTTCTGTCATAGCTATTTTTGCTGCAGAGACATCTCTCTTGCTGTTGGATCCTTCACATGAACATTATGCAACCTTGAGTAAGCTTTTGATGGGATCTTCGAGGGTGAATATAAAG AGCAGAGAGGCTGTGGATGCTTCGTCTTGTATATGCAGGACtgaattttga